From Caminibacter mediatlanticus TB-2, the proteins below share one genomic window:
- a CDS encoding EAL domain-containing protein — protein sequence MIAKEVKKVLPHVLDKVKVDLFNDEIFNSMFDESEYEKVFLALESMLNEYIEVSINNEECEISYFDIAKYKLPFFVVLKSINLIKKELILYLNNNGFNSETILEIDEFLQKALNLVAKLYIKMDIEKINITSQYDKYLLFKPHIELNKLIVKSIKEDYIDPNVIQKPEKCMFNQVMQYPESLMVCMDVNLCNILHEIHNLLHKNINIFYRFLVREDYVQAYLVLKDFIEINHKFSSTIKDLYYSTYNNLEVSFFKLIEMLGFSDKKQIVSMIDIKDLKYLNNIYGEDIVNEVLERLYNLLKEKIKKYASNMLIIKGLSANFYLLSIDNDEKSFKKFILNIFDSLPKKLEIKSKIIDISYILASFSLDDNIKYEKNDLIRIMLHLKELAKKNNNIYLVYEQKEKEELIKWLKDKFFSVNFIKEKLENGEVDVVFQPIFDKNLNIYSTEVLARIKDKNRLISAGMFIDTIYEMGKIVELDRLVLKALLNKKDKLNSISKIFINASPSSILDNIYFQELIEFIEIFGSEKIIIEITEQQALNNMNVIKDIHKKTGVSFAIDDFGSGYSALKTVVDLIDTGMIKLLKIDGELIKTINKDEKLKQIVEIIYDMCKRLEILSLAEFVENKESLNILQEIGIDLYQGFYLSTPLKIEELMMFELNLK from the coding sequence ATGATAGCTAAAGAAGTTAAAAAAGTTTTACCTCATGTATTAGATAAGGTTAAAGTTGATTTATTTAACGATGAGATTTTTAATTCAATGTTTGATGAGTCTGAATATGAAAAAGTTTTTTTAGCATTAGAGAGTATGCTTAATGAATATATTGAAGTTTCAATAAATAATGAAGAATGTGAGATTAGTTATTTTGATATTGCAAAATATAAGTTACCTTTTTTTGTTGTATTAAAATCTATAAATTTAATAAAAAAAGAGTTAATTTTATATTTAAATAATAATGGGTTTAACTCTGAAACTATATTAGAAATTGATGAGTTTTTACAAAAAGCACTAAATTTAGTTGCTAAATTATATATTAAAATGGATATTGAAAAAATAAATATTACATCACAATATGATAAATATTTGCTTTTTAAACCTCATATTGAATTAAATAAATTAATTGTAAAGTCTATAAAAGAAGATTATATTGACCCTAATGTTATTCAAAAACCAGAGAAGTGTATGTTTAATCAAGTAATGCAGTATCCTGAATCTTTGATGGTTTGTATGGATGTAAATTTATGCAATATTTTACACGAAATACACAATCTTTTACATAAAAATATTAATATATTTTACAGATTTTTAGTTAGAGAAGATTATGTCCAAGCATATTTGGTATTGAAAGATTTTATTGAAATAAATCATAAATTTTCATCTACTATAAAAGATTTATATTATTCAACTTATAATAATTTAGAAGTTAGTTTTTTTAAATTAATAGAAATGTTAGGTTTTAGTGATAAAAAGCAAATTGTATCTATGATAGATATAAAAGACCTTAAATATTTAAATAATATTTATGGTGAAGATATTGTAAATGAAGTATTAGAAAGATTATATAATTTATTAAAAGAAAAAATAAAAAAATATGCAAGTAATATGTTAATAATTAAAGGATTAAGTGCAAACTTTTACTTATTAAGTATTGATAATGATGAGAAGAGTTTTAAAAAATTCATATTAAATATATTTGATTCATTGCCAAAAAAGTTAGAAATTAAATCTAAAATCATTGATATTTCTTATATTTTAGCATCATTTTCCTTAGATGATAATATTAAATATGAAAAAAATGATTTAATAAGAATAATGCTTCATTTAAAAGAATTAGCTAAAAAAAATAATAATATATATTTAGTTTATGAACAAAAAGAAAAAGAAGAATTGATTAAATGGCTTAAAGATAAATTTTTTAGTGTTAATTTTATAAAAGAAAAACTTGAAAATGGTGAAGTTGATGTTGTGTTTCAACCAATTTTTGATAAAAACCTTAATATATATTCAACGGAAGTATTAGCAAGAATAAAAGATAAAAATAGACTTATAAGTGCTGGAATGTTTATTGATACTATTTATGAAATGGGCAAAATTGTTGAATTAGATAGATTAGTTTTAAAAGCATTACTTAATAAAAAGGATAAATTAAATTCGATATCAAAAATTTTTATTAATGCTTCTCCATCAAGTATATTAGATAATATTTATTTCCAAGAATTAATAGAATTTATAGAAATTTTCGGTAGTGAAAAAATAATTATAGAAATAACCGAACAACAAGCATTAAATAATATGAATGTTATTAAAGATATACACAAGAAAACAGGAGTATCTTTTGCAATTGATGATTTTGGAAGTGGTTATTCTGCACTTAAAACAGTAGTTGATTTAATTGATACGGGAATGATTAAATTATTAAAAATTGATGGGGAGTTGATAAAAACAATAAATAAAGATGAAAAATTAAAACAAATTGTTGAAATAATTTATGATATGTGTAAAAGACTTGAAATTTTATCTCTTGCAGAGTTTGTAGAAAATAAAGAATCATTAAATATTTTACAAGAAATAGGCATAGATTTATATCAAGGATTTTATTTATCAACACCATTAAAAATAGAAGAACTTATGATGTTTGAGTTAAACTTAAAGTGA
- a CDS encoding arsenate reductase ArsC, with the protein MKKVLVLCTGNSCRSIMGEALINKFLDGVSAKSAGSNPTGKVNPNAIKVLKEIDAWDNSYYSKKIDEIINEDFDLVVTVCDRAKESCLVFPKPIKKIHVSFEDPDGKDIEEFRKTRDLIKEKLLKRVKEELFN; encoded by the coding sequence ATGAAAAAAGTATTAGTTTTATGTACGGGTAATAGTTGTAGAAGTATAATGGGTGAAGCTTTAATTAATAAATTTTTAGATGGAGTAAGTGCAAAATCAGCTGGAAGCAACCCAACAGGAAAAGTTAATCCTAATGCTATTAAAGTTTTAAAAGAGATTGATGCTTGGGATAATAGTTATTATTCTAAAAAAATAGATGAAATTATAAATGAAGATTTTGATTTAGTAGTTACTGTTTGTGACAGGGCAAAAGAGAGTTGTCTAGTTTTTCCAAAGCCTATTAAAAAAATTCATGTATCTTTTGAAGACCCAGATGGAAAAGATATAGAAGAATTTAGAAAAACAAGGGATTTGATAAAAGAAAAGTTGTTAAAGAGAGTTAAAGAAGAACTATTTAATTAA
- a CDS encoding YggS family pyridoxal phosphate-dependent enzyme, with protein MTLDELIQRVEVARLRRSEHLIVQIVAVTKYTNDLEVLKRLYEDGQRAFGENRVQDMEEKVNGLSELPIEWHFIGNLQKNKINKLLKLNPFMIQSINSYELAQAINKRANKPIRCLLEINSSKEPTKHGLEPEKAIDTYLQIKENLPNINLQGVMTIGAHTDDEKEIRKSFKLTYEIFDKLKPYGAKICSMGMSGDFEIAIEEGSNMIRVGSALLNSYMEKK; from the coding sequence ATGACGCTTGATGAATTAATTCAAAGAGTAGAAGTTGCAAGACTTAGAAGAAGTGAGCATTTAATTGTTCAAATTGTAGCAGTTACTAAATACACAAATGATTTAGAAGTTTTAAAAAGATTATATGAAGATGGACAAAGAGCTTTTGGAGAAAATAGAGTTCAAGATATGGAAGAAAAAGTTAATGGATTAAGTGAATTACCAATTGAGTGGCATTTTATAGGAAACCTTCAAAAAAATAAGATAAATAAACTACTTAAATTAAATCCTTTTATGATTCAATCAATTAACTCATATGAATTAGCCCAAGCTATTAATAAAAGAGCCAATAAACCTATAAGATGTTTGCTTGAAATAAACTCTTCAAAAGAGCCTACAAAGCATGGATTAGAGCCAGAAAAAGCAATTGATACATATCTTCAAATTAAAGAAAACCTTCCTAATATAAATCTTCAAGGGGTTATGACTATTGGAGCTCATACAGATGATGAAAAAGAAATTAGAAAAAGTTTTAAATTAACATATGAGATATTTGATAAACTAAAACCATATGGAGCAAAAATATGCTCAATGGGAATGAGTGGTGATTTTGAAATTGCAATAGAAGAGGGTAGTAATATGATTAGAGTTGGAAGTGCTTTATTAAATAGTTATATGGAGAAAAAATGA
- the rseP gene encoding RIP metalloprotease RseP codes for MLTAILILSFLIFFHELGHFLMARLVGVKVEVFSIGFGKKLFCKKIGDTNWCISAIPLGGYVQMKGQDDSNPLAKSDDKDSYTSKSPWQRILILLGGPGFNFLLAFLIYIFIAINGWPKLAPIVGKTLPNTPAAKVLKSGDKIIEVNGVKVKSWDDVGRLIQESKNEVKLKIIRNRKIIMLTLKSKIEITENIFKEKIKRKIIGITPSGETIKLHYSGIEVLKIAFEKVINDATLIFKSVQKLITGALGLDTLSGPIGIVDVTAKVSQAGIIPLLFLTALLSVNLGVLNLLPIPALDGGHIMFNLYEGIFKREVNEEVMYRLTIAGWILLGSLMIIGVVNDIRRILGG; via the coding sequence ATGTTAACTGCAATTTTAATATTATCTTTTTTAATTTTTTTTCATGAGCTTGGTCATTTTTTAATGGCAAGGCTTGTTGGTGTAAAAGTTGAAGTCTTTTCTATTGGATTTGGTAAAAAACTTTTTTGTAAAAAAATAGGCGATACAAATTGGTGTATTAGTGCTATTCCTCTTGGTGGTTATGTTCAAATGAAAGGTCAGGATGATTCTAATCCTCTTGCAAAAAGCGATGATAAAGATTCTTATACTTCAAAATCTCCATGGCAGAGGATTTTAATACTTCTTGGAGGACCTGGATTTAACTTTTTACTTGCATTTTTAATATACATCTTTATTGCAATAAATGGATGGCCAAAACTTGCTCCAATTGTAGGAAAAACACTTCCAAATACTCCTGCTGCAAAGGTATTAAAAAGTGGAGATAAAATTATTGAAGTTAATGGAGTTAAAGTTAAATCTTGGGATGATGTAGGTAGATTAATTCAAGAGAGTAAAAATGAAGTTAAATTAAAAATAATTCGCAATAGAAAAATTATTATGTTAACTTTAAAATCAAAAATTGAAATTACAGAAAATATTTTCAAAGAAAAAATAAAAAGAAAAATTATTGGAATAACTCCAAGTGGAGAAACTATTAAACTACACTATTCAGGCATTGAAGTCCTTAAAATAGCTTTTGAGAAAGTAATAAATGATGCTACTTTAATATTTAAATCTGTTCAAAAATTAATAACAGGGGCATTAGGACTTGATACATTAAGTGGTCCAATAGGAATAGTTGATGTAACTGCAAAAGTTTCACAAGCAGGAATAATTCCTTTATTATTTTTAACAGCTTTGTTATCAGTGAATTTAGGAGTTTTAAATCTTCTTCCAATTCCTGCCCTTGATGGGGGACATATAATGTTTAATTTATATGAGGGTATCTTTAAAAGAGAAGTAAACGAAGAAGTTATGTATCGCTTAACAATTGCAGGGTGGATATTACTTGGGAGTTTAATGATTATAGGAGTAGTTAATGATATTAGAAGAATATTAGGAGGATAA
- the pgsA gene encoding CDP-diacylglycerol--glycerol-3-phosphate 3-phosphatidyltransferase gives MVTQEGLKLYKKQIWEKRLKNIPNILAFFRVILAFLMYLFLVNRNLFEGIHPSWLDYFAALIFVIASITDFFDGYIAREFNATSKLGEILDPLADKMLVLGAFLGLLYLHRANPWAVYLILVREFFITALRISMASEGISVKASFAGKVKTVFQMIAIGFLLMDWPFANILLWIAVFLTLYSGYDYLKVYLQKTK, from the coding sequence ATGGTGACACAAGAAGGATTAAAGCTTTATAAAAAGCAAATATGGGAAAAAAGATTAAAAAACATTCCTAATATTTTAGCTTTTTTTAGAGTTATTCTCGCTTTTTTAATGTATTTGTTTTTAGTAAATAGAAATTTATTTGAGGGAATTCATCCATCCTGGCTTGATTATTTTGCTGCCTTGATTTTTGTAATAGCTTCAATTACCGATTTTTTTGATGGGTACATAGCAAGAGAATTTAATGCAACAAGTAAACTTGGCGAAATTCTTGATCCACTTGCAGATAAAATGTTAGTCCTTGGAGCGTTTCTTGGTCTTTTATATTTACATAGGGCTAATCCTTGGGCAGTTTATTTGATTTTAGTTAGAGAGTTTTTTATAACAGCCCTTAGAATTTCAATGGCAAGTGAGGGAATTTCAGTAAAAGCTTCTTTTGCTGGAAAAGTAAAAACAGTCTTTCAGATGATAGCTATTGGATTTTTACTTATGGATTGGCCTTTTGCAAACATATTATTATGGATTGCTGTGTTTTTAACTTTATATAGCGGGTATGATTACTTAAAAGTTTATTTACAAAAAACTAAGTGA
- a CDS encoding enoyl-ACP reductase, with translation MKNKTLVISGATRGIGKAIAERFAKEGVNIAFTYNSNKEVAENLADEWSKKYNIKAKAYKLNILEPETYKDLFKEIDKDFDRVDFFVSNAIISGRAVVGGFGPFMRLKPKGLCNIFTATVSAFVVGAQEAAKRMEKVGGGVIISLSSTGNLVYTPNYTGHGASKAAVETVVKYAACELGDKGIRVNAVSGGPIDTDALRAFPNYEEVKAEVEKRSPLNRMGLPTDLAGITYFLCTDEASWITGQTFIVDGGTTFGCR, from the coding sequence TTGAAAAATAAGACATTAGTAATAAGTGGTGCTACAAGAGGGATAGGAAAAGCTATTGCTGAGAGATTTGCAAAAGAGGGTGTTAATATAGCTTTTACATATAATTCTAATAAAGAAGTTGCTGAGAATTTAGCAGATGAGTGGAGTAAAAAATATAATATTAAAGCAAAAGCTTATAAATTAAATATTTTAGAACCAGAAACATACAAAGATTTATTTAAAGAAATAGATAAAGATTTTGATAGAGTTGATTTTTTTGTATCAAATGCAATTATTAGTGGTCGTGCAGTAGTTGGAGGATTTGGTCCTTTTATGAGATTAAAACCAAAAGGTCTTTGTAATATTTTTACAGCAACAGTTAGTGCATTCGTAGTTGGTGCTCAAGAAGCTGCAAAAAGAATGGAAAAAGTAGGTGGTGGGGTTATAATATCCCTTAGCTCAACTGGTAATTTAGTTTATACTCCAAATTATACAGGGCATGGAGCAAGTAAAGCAGCAGTTGAGACAGTAGTTAAATATGCAGCGTGTGAGCTTGGTGATAAAGGAATTAGAGTAAATGCAGTAAGTGGCGGTCCTATTGATACTGATGCTTTGAGGGCATTTCCAAATTATGAAGAAGTAAAAGCAGAAGTTGAAAAAAGAAGTCCATTAAATAGAATGGGATTACCTACTGATTTAGCAGGTATTACATACTTTTTATGTACAGATGAAGCAAGTTGGATTACAGGACAAACATTTATTGTTGATGGTGGAACAACTTTTGGGTGTAGATAA
- the dapA gene encoding 4-hydroxy-tetrahydrodipicolinate synthase has translation MQGAMTALITPFRNGKVDEETYAKLIQRQIDNDIDWVVPVGTTGESATLTHDEHKKCIEIAVEVCKGTDTKVLAGAGSNSTHEAIDLAKFAQQKGANAILSVAPYYNKPTQKGLYEHYKALAESIEIPLVLYNVPGRTCSNIEVETAVRLFNDVENIVAIKEATGKIENVVALCSKCAISVISGDDAINFPIIASGGKGVISVASNLVPKKIAKLVHKALKGDFIKAREINEELYELNKVLFIESNPIPIKYAMYEAGLIPSLEYRLPLVEPSEESKRKIKEVIKRYL, from the coding sequence ATGCAAGGTGCAATGACTGCTTTAATAACTCCATTTAGAAATGGAAAAGTTGATGAAGAAACTTATGCAAAATTAATTCAAAGACAAATAGATAATGATATTGATTGGGTAGTGCCAGTTGGGACGACAGGGGAGAGTGCAACTTTAACTCACGATGAACATAAAAAATGTATCGAAATAGCAGTTGAAGTATGTAAAGGTACTGATACAAAAGTTTTAGCAGGGGCTGGAAGTAATTCAACTCATGAAGCAATAGATTTAGCTAAATTTGCACAGCAAAAAGGGGCTAATGCAATTTTAAGTGTAGCTCCATATTATAACAAACCAACTCAAAAAGGACTTTATGAACATTATAAAGCATTAGCAGAATCTATTGAAATTCCATTAGTTTTATATAATGTCCCAGGTAGGACTTGTAGTAATATAGAAGTAGAAACTGCTGTTAGGCTTTTTAATGATGTTGAGAATATTGTAGCTATAAAAGAAGCAACAGGAAAGATTGAAAATGTTGTAGCATTATGTAGTAAGTGTGCAATAAGTGTAATTAGTGGAGATGATGCAATAAATTTTCCAATAATTGCAAGTGGCGGAAAAGGTGTAATTTCTGTTGCTTCAAATTTAGTTCCTAAAAAAATTGCAAAACTTGTTCATAAAGCACTAAAAGGTGATTTTATAAAAGCAAGAGAAATTAATGAGGAGTTATATGAATTAAATAAAGTTTTATTTATTGAAAGTAATCCAATTCCAATAAAATATGCAATGTATGAAGCAGGACTTATACCATCACTTGAATATAGACTACCATTAGTTGAACCAAGTGAAGAGAGTAAAAGAAAAATTAAAGAAGTTATTAAAAGATATTTATAG
- a CDS encoding ABC transporter permease: MNKKFVNFIVKRYLRFDKKHPFIYISFLLAFLGILTGVATLMIAMGIMNGMDKEFEKKLKVMNYPITVYSSLVKVDKKLLLYLEKKFPNYKYSPYIQTSAIIQKNGLNGVLVYGVDFEKERKINFVINDALKNIKNIGKFDVIVGKRLFEDIGLYPNEKVIMIFSKMTPIGFGVSPLMKKVKIRGYFNSGLVAYDKGIAYMNIQGLKIILNQDYYSGIHIWTPNPFKDIEKIKKILPPGVGIIGWWQQNGNFFAALKMEKRALFLVLMLIIIVASLNIISSLLMMIMSKRKEIALMISLGATRTEIKRIFLKLGMIIGVLGIVSGAILGGIGIYILKNFDIIKLPADVYGVSRLPIDLSLVDFSLIIVGAFIIVLISSIYPAIKASKTDVLDTLRYE; this comes from the coding sequence ATGAATAAAAAGTTTGTAAATTTTATTGTAAAAAGATATCTTAGATTTGATAAAAAACACCCCTTTATTTATATAAGTTTTCTTTTGGCTTTTCTTGGAATTTTAACAGGTGTTGCTACTTTGATGATAGCAATGGGGATAATGAATGGAATGGATAAGGAGTTTGAAAAAAAATTAAAAGTAATGAATTATCCAATTACAGTTTATTCATCATTAGTAAAAGTAGATAAAAAGCTTCTTTTATATTTAGAAAAAAAATTTCCAAATTACAAGTATTCTCCTTATATACAAACAAGTGCAATAATCCAAAAAAATGGCTTAAATGGTGTTTTAGTATATGGAGTAGATTTTGAAAAAGAGAGAAAAATTAATTTTGTTATTAATGATGCATTAAAAAATATAAAAAATATTGGCAAATTTGATGTAATAGTTGGTAAAAGACTTTTTGAAGATATTGGGCTTTATCCAAATGAAAAAGTTATAATGATTTTTTCAAAAATGACTCCAATAGGCTTTGGTGTTTCACCTCTTATGAAAAAAGTTAAAATAAGAGGATATTTTAATAGTGGACTTGTTGCATATGATAAAGGAATTGCATATATGAATATACAAGGACTTAAAATAATCTTAAATCAAGATTATTATAGTGGCATTCATATCTGGACTCCTAATCCTTTTAAGGATATAGAGAAAATAAAAAAAATACTTCCCCCAGGAGTTGGAATTATTGGTTGGTGGCAACAAAATGGAAACTTTTTTGCAGCTTTAAAAATGGAAAAAAGAGCGCTATTTTTGGTTTTGATGTTAATTATTATTGTAGCTTCACTTAATATAATAAGCTCACTTCTTATGATGATTATGAGTAAAAGAAAAGAGATTGCTTTGATGATTTCTCTTGGTGCTACACGAACTGAGATAAAAAGAATTTTTCTAAAACTTGGGATGATAATTGGAGTTTTAGGTATAGTTAGTGGTGCCATTCTTGGAGGAATTGGTATTTATATTTTAAAAAATTTTGATATTATTAAACTTCCAGCAGATGTATATGGAGTTAGTAGATTACCAATAGATTTAAGTTTAGTCGATTTTTCTTTAATAATAGTTGGAGCATTTATTATTGTATTGATATCATCTATATACCCAGCTATAAAAGCGAGTAAAACTGATGTACTTGATACATTAAGGTATGAATAA
- the secA gene encoding preprotein translocase subunit SecA codes for MVKNIVRKIFGTKNDRELKKYFARVKKINELEPKYEKMSDEEIKKEFNNIKEKVLEEIKNGADEQETLNKYLYDVFAMTREASKRVLGMRHYDVQLVGGMVLHEGKIAEMKTGEGKTLVATLPVVLNAILGKGVHVVTVNDYLAQRDASEMGKLYEFFGLSTGVVVSGMEEYERKKAYECDVTYGTNSEFGFDYLRDNMVFDINDKVQRGHYYAIVDEVDSILIDEARTPLIISGPANKTVENYIKADKVAKQLEVDKHFTIDEKDRVVLLTEEGIKKAEELFGVENLYTPENAILAHHLDQALKANYLFKEGKDYIVRKGEILIVDEFTGRIAEGRRFSEGLHQALEAKEGVEIQEESQTFADITYQNYFRMYEKLAGMTGTAQTEATEFLEIYGLEVISIPTNKPIARKDLNDVVYKTEEEKFEAVVKKVKELHKKGQPVLIGTTSVQKSEYLSRLLKKEKIPHTVLNAKHHEKEAEIIAKAGQKGAVTVATNMAGRGVDIKIDDEVRKLGGLYIIGTERHESRRIDNQLRGRAGRQGDPGVSQFYLSLEDDLLRIFGSDRIKHIMDRLGIERGEHIDSKIVTRAIEKAQKKVETMHFEARKHILKYDDVANEQRKVIYKFRDQLLDKNFDIYSKLEEMREEFVNYILQISEVYEHTPKEDIDKEKLKAHLKEYTGIDFSDEELDKDYDELKKYIIEKIKKEFEEKFKDVDSEEKERIIRQIMLQVLDEAWREHLYTMDVLKTGIGLRGYNQKDPLVEYKKESFELFTDLIRRVKVDSLKILHNLQIELQPEIDPEIAEFMKSLEGKDVLEILNSAPSIPEDIEQKDVDTIMKELEAQTELLKKEFEAKQRKKVKRNEPCPCGSGKKFKDCCGKSPKF; via the coding sequence ATGGTAAAAAATATAGTAAGAAAAATTTTTGGTACAAAAAATGATAGAGAACTTAAAAAATATTTTGCAAGAGTAAAAAAAATTAATGAGTTAGAACCAAAATATGAAAAAATGAGTGATGAAGAAATAAAAAAAGAATTTAATAATATAAAAGAAAAAGTATTAGAAGAAATTAAAAATGGAGCTGATGAACAAGAAACATTAAATAAATATTTATATGATGTTTTTGCTATGACAAGAGAAGCAAGTAAAAGAGTACTTGGTATGAGACATTATGATGTCCAGCTTGTAGGTGGAATGGTATTACACGAAGGAAAAATTGCAGAAATGAAAACAGGTGAAGGTAAAACACTTGTTGCAACTTTGCCTGTTGTTTTAAATGCAATTTTAGGAAAAGGTGTTCATGTAGTAACAGTTAATGATTACTTAGCACAAAGAGATGCAAGTGAAATGGGAAAACTATATGAATTTTTTGGATTAAGTACAGGAGTAGTTGTTAGTGGGATGGAAGAATATGAAAGAAAGAAAGCTTATGAATGTGATGTAACATATGGGACAAATTCTGAATTTGGATTTGATTATTTAAGAGATAATATGGTTTTTGATATTAATGATAAAGTACAAAGAGGGCATTATTATGCAATAGTCGATGAAGTTGATAGTATTTTAATTGATGAAGCAAGAACTCCCCTTATAATCTCAGGTCCTGCAAATAAAACAGTAGAAAATTATATAAAGGCAGATAAAGTAGCAAAACAGCTTGAAGTTGATAAGCATTTTACAATTGATGAAAAAGATAGAGTAGTTTTACTTACAGAAGAAGGAATTAAAAAAGCAGAAGAGTTATTTGGTGTTGAAAATCTATATACACCTGAAAATGCAATTTTAGCTCATCATCTTGACCAAGCATTAAAAGCTAATTATCTATTTAAAGAAGGAAAAGATTATATAGTAAGAAAGGGAGAGATTTTAATTGTCGATGAGTTTACAGGAAGAATTGCAGAAGGTAGGAGATTTAGTGAAGGTCTTCATCAAGCATTAGAAGCAAAAGAGGGAGTTGAAATTCAAGAAGAGTCTCAAACATTTGCTGATATTACATATCAAAATTATTTTAGAATGTATGAAAAATTGGCTGGTATGACAGGTACAGCTCAAACAGAAGCAACTGAGTTTTTAGAAATTTATGGACTTGAAGTTATTTCAATTCCTACTAATAAACCAATTGCAAGAAAAGATTTAAATGATGTAGTTTATAAAACAGAAGAAGAGAAATTTGAAGCAGTTGTTAAAAAAGTAAAAGAGCTTCATAAAAAAGGACAGCCTGTATTAATTGGTACTACATCAGTACAAAAAAGTGAGTATTTAAGTAGATTATTAAAAAAAGAAAAAATTCCACATACTGTATTAAATGCTAAACATCACGAAAAAGAGGCAGAAATTATTGCAAAAGCTGGGCAAAAAGGTGCTGTAACGGTTGCTACTAATATGGCAGGTAGAGGAGTTGATATTAAAATAGATGATGAAGTAAGAAAGCTTGGTGGTCTTTATATTATTGGTACAGAAAGACATGAAAGTAGAAGAATAGATAACCAATTAAGAGGTAGGGCTGGTAGACAAGGTGACCCTGGTGTTAGTCAATTTTATCTATCACTTGAAGATGATTTATTAAGAATTTTTGGAAGTGACAGAATAAAACATATTATGGATAGACTTGGAATCGAAAGAGGAGAGCATATCGATAGTAAAATAGTCACTCGTGCAATTGAAAAAGCACAAAAAAAAGTTGAAACTATGCATTTTGAGGCAAGAAAGCATATCTTAAAATATGATGATGTTGCAAACGAACAAAGAAAAGTAATTTATAAATTTAGAGACCAATTACTTGATAAAAATTTTGATATCTACTCAAAACTTGAAGAAATGAGAGAAGAGTTTGTTAATTATATTTTACAAATTAGCGAAGTTTATGAACATACTCCAAAAGAAGATATAGATAAAGAAAAATTAAAAGCTCATTTAAAAGAGTATACAGGAATAGATTTTAGTGATGAAGAGCTTGATAAAGATTATGATGAACTCAAAAAATATATAATAGAAAAAATTAAAAAAGAGTTTGAAGAGAAATTTAAAGATGTAGATAGTGAAGAAAAAGAGAGAATAATAAGACAAATTATGCTACAAGTTCTTGATGAAGCTTGGAGAGAGCATTTATATACAATGGATGTTTTAAAAACAGGAATTGGACTTAGAGGATATAATCAAAAAGACCCATTAGTTGAATATAAAAAAGAAAGTTTTGAGTTATTTACTGATTTAATTAGAAGAGTTAAAGTTGATTCTTTGAAAATATTGCATAATTTACAAATTGAGCTTCAACCTGAAATTGACCCAGAAATTGCAGAATTTATGAAAAGTTTAGAGGGAAAAGATGTACTTGAAATATTAAATTCAGCACCTTCTATTCCAGAGGATATAGAACAAAAAGATGTTGATACAATAATGAAAGAACTTGAAGCTCAAACTGAACTATTAAAAAAAGAGTTTGAGGCAAAACAAAGAAAAAAAGTTAAAAGAAACGAGCCCTGTCCTTGTGGAAGTGGGAAGAAGTTTAAAGATTGCTGTGGAAAAAGTCCAAAATTTTAG
- the lolA gene encoding LolA-like outer membrane lipoprotein chaperone, translating to MRLLVIMIMTLYSFALTLPNKFSSEFIQTINSNDKNLTYKGKVYLNNNEIVWKYIYPNNKIIWVKDKVYIYEPDLEQLTITKRNKLSLRDIVKNAKKIKNNLYFSKVENKKIYFIYDKTLKKLYYKNNIGNKITIKFFNQKNDVNKSVFKINLPKDIDIIYQN from the coding sequence ATGAGATTATTAGTTATTATGATAATGACATTATACTCATTTGCTCTGACACTTCCAAATAAATTTAGTTCTGAATTTATTCAAACGATTAACTCAAATGATAAAAACTTAACTTATAAAGGAAAAGTTTATTTAAATAATAATGAAATCGTATGGAAATATATTTATCCTAACAATAAAATAATCTGGGTAAAAGATAAAGTATATATATACGAACCAGACCTTGAACAACTAACAATCACAAAAAGAAATAAATTATCACTAAGAGATATAGTAAAAAATGCTAAAAAAATAAAAAATAACCTCTATTTTAGTAAAGTAGAAAATAAAAAAATATACTTTATTTATGACAAAACATTAAAAAAACTATATTATAAAAATAATATTGGAAACAAAATTACAATAAAATTTTTTAATCAAAAAAATGATGTCAATAAATCGGTGTTTAAAATAAATTTACCAAAAGATATTGATATAATTTACCAAAATTAA